A part of Pseudoliparis swirei isolate HS2019 ecotype Mariana Trench chromosome 8, NWPU_hadal_v1, whole genome shotgun sequence genomic DNA contains:
- the cahz gene encoding carbonic anhydrase: MSHAWGYGPTNGPDKWGEDCPIANGPRQSPINIVPKEATFDPTLKPLKVRYDASNAKGILNNGHSFQVDYEDDTDSSTLTGGPVSGTFRLKQFHFHWGASDDRGSEHTVSGVTFPCELHLVHWNTRYPSFGEAASKPDGLAVVGVFLKIGAANPRLQKVLDALDAIKTKGKQTTFSNFDSKTLLPGSLDYWTYDGSLTTPPLYESVTWIVLKEPISVSPAQMAKFRGLLFTGDGEAACCMVDNYRPCQALKGRQVRASFR; encoded by the exons ATGTCTCACGCGTGGGGATACGGACCGACTAACG GACCTGACAAATGGGGAGAAGACTGCCCGATAGCCAACGGGCCCAGACAGTCTCCCATCAACATCGTACCTAAGGAGGCCACATTTGACCCGACCTTGAAGCCCCTGAAGGTCAGGTACGACGCCTCCAACGCGAAGGGCATCCTGAACAACGGTCACTCCTTCCAGGTGGACTACGAGGACGACACCGACAGCTCCA CCCTGACTGGCGGTCCTGTTTCTGGAACGTTCCGCTTGAAGCAGTTTCATTTCCACTGGGGAGCGAGTGACGACAGAGGCTCCGAGCACACCGTCAGCGGCGTCACGTTCCCCTGTGAG CTGCACCTGGTGCACTGGAACACCAGGTACCCCAGCTTCGGAGAGGCGGCCAGCAAGCCCGACGGACTGGCGGTGGTCGGGGTCTTTCTCAAG ATCGGTGCTGCCAACCCCAGGCTTCAGAAAGTTCTGGATGCCTTGGATGCTATAAAGACCAAG GGGAAGCAGACCACCTTTTCTAACTTTGACTCAAAGACTCTTCTCCCCGGTTCTCTGGATTATTGGACGTATGACGGCTCTCTGACCACGCCTCCGCTGTATGAGAGTGTCACCTGGATCGTCCTCAAGGAGCCAATCAGTGTCAGCCCTGCACAG ATGGCCAAGTTCCGCGGCCTCCTCTTCACGGGCGACGGAGAAGCTGCGTGCTGCATGGTGGACAACTACCGGCCCTGCCAGGCGCTGAAGGGGCGCCAGGTCCGCGCCTCCTTCAGGTGA